Proteins from a single region of Caloramator sp. E03:
- the trxA gene encoding thioredoxin — translation MVVHANDANFKLEVLESDKPVLVDFWATWCGPCRMLAPVIDNIASKFDGKLKVVKVDVDQNPNSANMFGISSIPTLILFKDGKALGKIVGFRPENQIEDAIKGALDL, via the coding sequence ATGGTAGTACATGCAAACGATGCAAATTTTAAATTAGAAGTTTTAGAATCTGACAAACCTGTACTTGTTGATTTCTGGGCTACATGGTGCGGTCCATGCAGAATGCTTGCACCTGTAATTGATAATATCGCATCTAAATTTGATGGTAAGCTTAAAGTTGTTAAGGTGGATGTTGATCAAAATCCAAATAGCGCTAATATGTTCGGGATTTCAAGTATTCCAACCCTAATACTTTTTAAAGATGGAAAAGCATTAGGAAAAATAGTTGGTTTTAGACCAGAAAACCAAATTGAAGATGCTATTAAAGGAGCACTTGATTTATAA
- a CDS encoding glycosyl hydrolase family 18 protein has protein sequence MSKKKIKVTLFFIMFMFIFAQFEAYYAATSNNNSFIPYKAIITATSLTIRQTPSTTGKVVGYYKKGTVVDVIGQSGSFLKTSKGYIASAYTKKYTSGVLSSSTTVSRGTSFTPYKVIITSSYLNIRQGPSTSYKIVGKYYKNNIVDVIGQSGSFLKTSKGYIASAYTKKYVSSTSTQTSQVNNPPLYRAKVIASILSIRQQPSASSKEVGTYYRGDVVDIFGREGDFLKTSKGYIYEAYTQRIQETSRGDSSQSDNIGKYIMVNEDTQLLLSTSGVHDERYAVKGKIFKIVDEENGYFKIKMGAIYGYISPSNVTILNYQPKDKVTLGWNYISAKSSNSVYYNDSSDYININSATLGLDIISPTWFYMTGDYNNPSSIKVAEKADREYVIRAHRNGYEVHGLFSEFSANRAYAMFTNSQIRQNVIDNVVKYALIYNLDGINIDFEALGVKNKAYFTAFVKDLSERLHKAGLTVSVDVTKITTDSNIYSGGYDRLELSKYVDYVILMAYDEHYSGSKQAGSVGSYPWVDASVKQLLNIGIPSNKLILGIPFYAREYTLSVSQASQFVIFNTDQSGIYSQPTLSDDYKLENATESGSYKYISKADGWYTVEYNGGQAFIPENDASLVQIGNNSETVIDSRALKMQAVSDNKVKYNGRVYFDNNAKQNVLEYYDSNGNKRLTWIEDATSVSWRMDIVNQYNLKGCAAWQIGLETRDIWDIIKQKLK, from the coding sequence GTGTCGAAGAAAAAAATAAAGGTAACATTGTTTTTTATTATGTTTATGTTTATTTTTGCACAGTTTGAAGCATACTATGCAGCAACTTCAAACAATAATTCTTTTATACCCTATAAAGCTATAATTACAGCAACAAGTCTTACTATAAGGCAAACACCTTCAACAACAGGTAAAGTAGTAGGATATTATAAAAAAGGAACTGTTGTTGATGTAATAGGTCAGTCAGGAAGCTTTTTAAAGACATCAAAAGGGTATATAGCCTCAGCCTACACTAAAAAATACACATCAGGGGTTTTAAGTAGTTCAACCACTGTATCAAGGGGGACAAGCTTTACACCTTATAAGGTAATTATAACATCAAGTTATCTTAATATAAGACAAGGACCTTCAACAAGCTATAAAATTGTAGGAAAATATTATAAAAATAATATTGTTGATGTAATAGGTCAGTCGGGAAGCTTTTTAAAGACATCAAAAGGATATATAGCTTCAGCCTACACTAAAAAATACGTAAGCTCAACATCTACTCAAACAAGCCAAGTAAATAATCCGCCTTTATATAGGGCAAAGGTTATAGCAAGTATTCTTTCAATTAGGCAGCAGCCTTCAGCATCTTCAAAGGAAGTTGGGACTTATTACAGAGGAGATGTTGTTGATATATTTGGCAGGGAAGGAGACTTTCTAAAAACAAGCAAGGGATATATTTACGAAGCATATACTCAAAGAATACAGGAAACTTCAAGAGGCGATTCAAGCCAGTCTGATAATATAGGTAAATATATAATGGTAAATGAAGATACCCAGCTTCTTTTAAGTACAAGCGGGGTTCATGATGAAAGATATGCTGTTAAAGGTAAAATATTTAAAATTGTTGATGAAGAAAATGGGTATTTTAAAATTAAAATGGGTGCCATATATGGCTATATAAGCCCAAGTAATGTAACAATTCTTAATTATCAGCCTAAAGATAAAGTGACGTTAGGATGGAATTACATAAGTGCAAAATCATCAAATTCTGTTTATTATAATGATAGCAGCGATTATATTAACATCAATTCTGCAACTCTTGGACTTGATATAATATCTCCAACGTGGTTTTATATGACAGGAGATTATAATAACCCTTCATCAATAAAGGTTGCAGAAAAGGCTGATAGGGAATATGTTATAAGGGCACATAGAAATGGATATGAAGTGCATGGCCTTTTTTCTGAGTTTAGTGCAAATAGGGCTTATGCGATGTTTACTAATTCACAGATTCGCCAAAATGTAATTGATAATGTAGTAAAATATGCACTTATCTATAACCTTGATGGTATAAATATTGATTTTGAGGCCCTTGGAGTAAAAAATAAGGCTTATTTTACAGCCTTTGTAAAGGATTTATCTGAAAGGCTTCACAAGGCAGGTCTTACTGTTTCGGTAGATGTTACAAAGATTACAACTGACAGCAATATATATTCAGGAGGATATGACAGGCTTGAACTTTCAAAGTATGTTGATTATGTTATACTTATGGCCTATGATGAACATTATTCAGGCTCAAAGCAAGCTGGTTCTGTAGGTTCATATCCTTGGGTTGATGCTTCAGTGAAGCAACTCTTAAATATTGGTATACCATCAAATAAGCTAATTTTAGGAATACCTTTTTATGCAAGAGAATATACTTTATCTGTAAGCCAGGCTTCTCAATTTGTAATTTTTAACACTGATCAAAGTGGTATTTATAGCCAACCAACATTAAGTGATGATTATAAACTTGAAAATGCTACTGAAAGTGGAAGCTATAAATACATTTCTAAAGCAGATGGATGGTATACGGTAGAATATAATGGAGGACAAGCCTTTATACCTGAAAATGATGCTTCCCTTGTACAGATAGGAAATAATAGTGAGACTGTTATTGATTCAAGAGCACTTAAGATGCAGGCAGTAAGTGATAATAAAGTAAAATATAATGGAAGAGTATATTTTGATAATAATGCAAAACAAAATGTACTTGAATATTATGATTCTAATGGAAATAAACGTTTAACGTGGATAGAAGATGCCACCTCAGTATCCTGGAGAATGGATATAGTAAATCAATATAATCTTAAAGGATGTGCAGCTTGGCAGATAGGTCTTGAAACAAGAGATATTTGGGATATTATTAAACAAAAGCTGAAGTAA
- a CDS encoding Asp23/Gls24 family envelope stress response protein: MDIYAFIGRSGTGKSYKAQYVAGCYDIEYIIDDGLLIKGNKVIAGVSAKKESTRIAAVKRAVFKDAEHREKIKEAIREHAIDKLLIIGTSEHMIKSIIDALELDRDYKIIRIEDVSEPEEIEEATKSRRVKGKHVIPVPTFEIKKDFSGYFLDSIKMLTNKSNKEHDLEKTVVRPTFSYLGKYNITNGALKTIIFESAKENDRVARVLFIDIENKPNGIIINLSLSLYLKEPLNITAKNIMERVKDNVEYMTGINIISVNILIKSIKIDQE; this comes from the coding sequence ATGGATATATATGCATTTATAGGTAGGAGTGGAACTGGCAAAAGTTATAAGGCACAATATGTAGCGGGATGTTATGATATAGAGTATATTATTGACGATGGATTGTTAATTAAAGGTAATAAGGTAATCGCTGGAGTATCGGCAAAAAAGGAGAGTACCAGGATTGCTGCTGTAAAAAGGGCTGTTTTTAAAGATGCAGAGCATAGAGAAAAGATAAAAGAAGCAATAAGAGAGCATGCTATTGATAAGCTTCTCATAATTGGTACTTCAGAGCACATGATAAAGAGTATAATAGATGCTCTTGAACTTGATAGGGATTATAAGATAATAAGGATTGAAGATGTTTCTGAGCCTGAAGAAATAGAAGAAGCTACAAAATCAAGAAGAGTAAAAGGAAAGCACGTTATTCCAGTACCTACCTTTGAAATTAAAAAGGATTTTTCAGGTTATTTTCTTGATTCAATAAAAATGCTAACAAATAAAAGTAACAAGGAGCATGATTTGGAAAAAACAGTTGTAAGGCCAACCTTTAGCTACCTTGGGAAATATAATATAACTAACGGTGCACTAAAAACTATAATATTTGAGTCTGCAAAGGAAAATGATAGGGTTGCAAGAGTTTTATTCATAGATATTGAAAATAAACCAAACGGTATAATAATAAATCTATCATTATCTCTTTACCTTAAGGAGCCTTTAAATATTACTGCTAAAAATATTATGGAAAGAGTTAAAGATAACGTTGAATATATGACAGGAATAAATATAATAAGCGTTAATATACTTATAAAATCAATAAAGATAGATCAGGAGTGA
- a CDS encoding DNA-3-methyladenine glycosylase family protein, with product MEKETFDKGIVFKNIEDFDLKHTFDCGQCFRWIENNDGSFTGVAFKKAVRIYKKDKDIYIEGAEYNDAEFWKRYLDLNRDYKAIKDELSKDEVMEKAIKYGWGIRILNQDMFETVISFIISANNRIPMIKRTIENICREYGDVIELSGKKYYTFPSPKELAKANIKDLENLGCGFRAKYIVDTTKDILNGACDLDSIRKLDTDDAQRELMKLKGIGPKVADCILLFSMGKHDAFPVDVWVKRVMQYFYLAPDVSLKKIRDFARKKFGNYAGFAQEYLFYYAREFMGREGLSK from the coding sequence ATGGAAAAAGAAACCTTTGATAAAGGTATAGTTTTTAAAAATATTGAGGATTTTGATTTAAAGCACACCTTTGACTGTGGCCAGTGTTTTAGATGGATTGAAAATAATGATGGCAGTTTTACTGGGGTTGCATTTAAAAAGGCAGTTAGAATATATAAAAAGGATAAAGATATATATATTGAAGGGGCAGAATATAATGATGCTGAATTTTGGAAAAGATATCTTGATTTAAATAGGGATTATAAAGCAATAAAAGATGAGCTCTCAAAGGACGAAGTTATGGAAAAGGCAATAAAATACGGATGGGGAATTAGGATTTTAAATCAGGATATGTTTGAAACAGTTATATCATTTATAATATCAGCAAATAATAGAATACCTATGATTAAAAGAACTATTGAGAATATATGTAGAGAATATGGGGATGTGATAGAGCTTAGTGGTAAAAAATATTATACTTTTCCAAGCCCAAAGGAGCTTGCAAAGGCAAATATAAAGGATCTTGAAAATTTAGGCTGTGGCTTTAGAGCAAAGTACATAGTAGATACTACAAAGGATATATTAAATGGTGCCTGTGATTTAGATAGTATAAGAAAATTAGATACTGATGATGCTCAAAGGGAGCTTATGAAACTAAAAGGAATAGGTCCTAAGGTTGCAGATTGTATACTTTTGTTTTCCATGGGAAAACATGACGCTTTTCCAGTTGATGTATGGGTTAAAAGGGTAATGCAGTATTTTTATCTTGCTCCAGATGTTAGCCTTAAAAAGATAAGAGATTTTGCAAGAAAAAAGTTTGGGAATTATGCTGGGTTTGCACAAGAGTATCTTTTTTATTACGCAAGGGAATTTATGGGAAGAGAAGGACTTTCAAAATAA
- the groES gene encoding co-chaperone GroES: protein MKLRPLGDRVVIKKVEAEETTKSGIVLPGTAKEKPQMAEVIAVGPGGVVDGKEVKMEVKVGDKVIFSKYSGNDVKIDGEEFTILRQDDILAIVE from the coding sequence ATGAAATTAAGACCATTAGGCGACAGAGTAGTTATTAAAAAGGTTGAAGCTGAAGAAACAACAAAAAGCGGAATAGTTCTTCCAGGAACAGCAAAGGAAAAGCCACAGATGGCTGAAGTTATTGCAGTAGGACCAGGCGGTGTAGTTGACGGAAAAGAAGTTAAAATGGAAGTTAAGGTTGGAGATAAAGTTATATTCTCCAAGTATTCAGGAAATGATGTTAAGATTGACGGAGAAGAGTTTACAATCTTAAGACAAGATGATATCTTAGCAATTGTTGAATAA
- the groL gene encoding chaperonin GroEL (60 kDa chaperone family; promotes refolding of misfolded polypeptides especially under stressful conditions; forms two stacked rings of heptamers to form a barrel-shaped 14mer; ends can be capped by GroES; misfolded proteins enter the barrel where they are refolded when GroES binds), with amino-acid sequence MAKEIRFSEDARRSMQKGVDKLADTVKITLGPKGRNVVLDKKFGAPLITNDGVSIAREIELADPYENMGAQLVKEVATKTNDVAGDGTTTATLLAQAIIREGLKNVTAGANPMLIRTGIKKAVDVAVEEIKKISKQVNGKEDIARVAAISAADEEIGQLIADAMEKVGNEGVITVEESKTMGTELDVVEGMQFDRGYISPYMVTDTEKMEAVLDDPYILITDKKISSIQDILPVLEQIVQQGKKLLIIAEDVEGEALATLVVNKLRGTFTCVAVKAPGFGDRRKEMLQDIAILTGGMVISEELGRDLKEADISMLGRAERVKVTKENTTIVNGLGNKADIHARVAQIRAQIEETTSDFDREKLQERLAKLAGGVAVIKVGAATETELKERKLRIEDALNATKAAVEEGIVSGGGTAYINVIPAVAELAEKIEDADVKVGVNIVKRALEEPLRQIAENAGFDGAVVVEKVKVSEKGIGFDALHERYVNMIEVGIVDPTKVTRSALQNAASVAATFLTTEAVVADIPEKKDNMPAPGGMPDMY; translated from the coding sequence ATGGCAAAAGAAATAAGATTTAGTGAAGATGCAAGACGCTCAATGCAAAAAGGTGTTGATAAGCTTGCTGATACAGTTAAAATAACACTTGGACCAAAGGGAAGAAACGTTGTTCTTGATAAGAAATTTGGTGCTCCATTAATAACTAACGATGGAGTTTCAATAGCAAGGGAAATAGAACTTGCTGATCCTTATGAAAATATGGGAGCTCAGCTTGTTAAAGAAGTTGCAACAAAGACTAACGATGTTGCTGGAGATGGAACTACAACTGCAACACTTCTTGCACAGGCCATTATTAGAGAAGGTTTAAAGAACGTTACAGCTGGTGCTAACCCAATGCTTATAAGAACTGGTATAAAGAAGGCTGTTGATGTTGCTGTTGAAGAAATTAAAAAGATTTCAAAGCAAGTAAACGGCAAGGAAGATATAGCAAGGGTTGCTGCAATATCAGCTGCTGATGAAGAAATAGGCCAGCTTATAGCTGATGCTATGGAAAAGGTAGGCAACGAAGGCGTTATAACTGTTGAAGAATCAAAGACAATGGGAACTGAGCTTGATGTTGTTGAAGGTATGCAGTTTGATAGAGGCTATATAAGCCCATACATGGTAACTGATACTGAAAAGATGGAAGCAGTTTTAGATGATCCATATATTCTTATTACTGATAAGAAGATATCAAGCATTCAGGACATACTTCCTGTATTAGAGCAGATTGTTCAACAGGGAAAGAAGCTTTTAATAATAGCTGAAGACGTTGAAGGTGAAGCACTTGCTACACTTGTTGTTAACAAGTTAAGAGGAACATTTACTTGCGTTGCAGTAAAAGCTCCTGGATTTGGTGACAGAAGAAAAGAAATGCTTCAGGATATAGCTATATTAACTGGTGGTATGGTAATTTCTGAAGAGCTTGGCCGTGACCTTAAGGAAGCAGATATATCAATGCTTGGCCGTGCTGAAAGAGTTAAAGTTACAAAGGAAAATACTACAATAGTTAACGGACTTGGAAACAAAGCTGACATACATGCAAGAGTTGCTCAAATAAGAGCTCAGATTGAAGAAACTACTTCAGACTTCGATAGAGAAAAGCTTCAGGAAAGACTTGCAAAACTTGCAGGTGGAGTTGCAGTTATTAAAGTTGGTGCTGCTACTGAAACTGAGCTTAAGGAAAGAAAGTTAAGAATAGAAGACGCATTAAACGCTACAAAGGCAGCAGTAGAAGAAGGTATAGTATCCGGTGGTGGAACAGCTTACATCAATGTAATCCCAGCTGTTGCAGAGCTTGCTGAAAAGATAGAAGATGCTGACGTTAAAGTTGGTGTAAACATCGTTAAGAGAGCTCTTGAAGAACCATTAAGACAAATAGCTGAAAACGCAGGTTTTGATGGTGCTGTAGTTGTTGAAAAGGTTAAGGTAAGCGAAAAAGGAATTGGATTTGATGCTTTACATGAAAGATATGTAAATATGATTGAAGTAGGTATAGTTGACCCAACTAAGGTTACAAGATCAGCTCTTCAAAATGCAGCTTCAGTTGCAGCTACATTCCTTACAACAGAAGCTGTTGTTGCAGATATCCCAGAAAAGAAGGATAACATGCCAGCACCTGGTGGAATGCCAGATATGTATTAA
- a CDS encoding SdpI family protein: MKKIIKKLKKDWPIISLMTLTLLISIILYPKLPDRIPRHWNIKGEVDAYSGKLSGILSLNLMNIGFYFLFLILPNLDPKKENYEKFEPAYNIIRYTFHFFFITLQLITIFYSLGYKINIGSIVTLSVGIMFMLLGNQMGRIKHNYFVGIRTPWTLANEAVWTKTHRLSAPLWVAGGFIIAVLGFFSNNIAFVGIIIITIIISAIPIVYSYNLYKKIMK; encoded by the coding sequence ATGAAGAAAATAATAAAAAAGCTTAAAAAAGATTGGCCTATAATTTCTCTTATGACTTTAACACTATTAATAAGCATAATACTTTATCCAAAGCTTCCTGATAGAATTCCACGTCATTGGAACATAAAAGGAGAGGTTGATGCCTATTCCGGGAAGTTATCTGGAATCTTAAGTTTAAACCTTATGAACATCGGCTTTTATTTTTTATTTTTAATTCTTCCAAATCTTGATCCTAAAAAGGAAAACTATGAAAAATTTGAACCTGCATATAACATTATAAGATACACCTTTCATTTTTTCTTCATAACACTTCAATTAATAACTATATTTTATTCCCTTGGTTATAAGATTAATATAGGAAGTATAGTTACTTTATCTGTTGGAATAATGTTTATGCTCCTTGGTAATCAAATGGGAAGAATAAAGCACAACTACTTTGTTGGAATAAGAACCCCTTGGACTTTAGCAAATGAAGCGGTTTGGACAAAAACGCACAGATTATCAGCACCTCTTTGGGTTGCTGGAGGCTTTATAATTGCAGTTTTAGGCTTTTTCAGCAACAATATAGCATTTGTTGGCATAATAATTATAACAATAATAATATCAGCAATTCCTATTGTTTATTCATACAATTTATATAAAAAAATTATGAAATAA
- a CDS encoding autorepressor SdpR family transcription factor, producing the protein MIILNLPFKALSDPTRRKIVMLLKNSDLTAGEIAEHFNITKPSISHHLNILKQAGLISDERKGQNIHYSLNTTVFQEIIRWFFEIIDYNEGGNENEENNKKA; encoded by the coding sequence ATGATAATATTGAATCTACCCTTTAAAGCTCTATCAGACCCAACAAGAAGAAAAATAGTTATGCTTCTTAAAAATTCAGACCTTACAGCTGGAGAAATTGCAGAGCACTTTAATATAACAAAGCCCAGCATATCCCACCATCTAAATATTCTAAAACAAGCAGGTCTTATAAGTGATGAAAGAAAAGGGCAAAACATACACTATTCATTGAATACTACTGTTTTTCAAGAAATTATAAGATGGTTTTTTGAGATAATAGACTATAATGAAGGAGGTAATGAGAATGAAGAAAATAATAAAAAAGCTTAA
- the larC gene encoding nickel pincer cofactor biosynthesis protein LarC → MKILYFDCFSGISGDMTIGALVDLGVPKDYLLSELNKLSISNEYEIEIKKGSKCGISGTDFKVILKHHHHHDHHDHDHHGRNLKDIEKIIDESTLNDNVKRTSKYIFNIIAKAESEVHGKDIDEVHFHEVGAVDSIVDIVGTAICIDYIKPDKVLSSPVNTGRGFVECEHGIIPVPAPATLKILKNIPIYSDEREFELTTPTGAAILKGLTHEFVKLPELKVIKEGYGLGKRDTKKPNLLRIILAEKDIEDVCILEATIDDMNPQLYGHLMDKLFEAGVRDVYYTPVYMKKNRPGIVVTITTPASIKDKIQEIMFKETTTIGIRKYSIDRTELSREIKTLDTKYGSIRFKVSSYKGEIVNISPEYEDLKSVSEKYNVPLKKVAYDVAQFASEKLK, encoded by the coding sequence ATGAAGATATTATATTTTGACTGTTTTTCAGGAATAAGTGGAGATATGACAATAGGGGCACTTGTTGATTTAGGAGTACCAAAGGATTATCTTTTGTCAGAGCTTAATAAGCTTTCGATATCTAATGAGTATGAAATAGAGATAAAAAAGGGATCAAAGTGTGGCATTAGCGGTACGGATTTTAAAGTTATTTTAAAGCATCATCACCATCATGATCATCATGACCATGATCACCATGGCAGAAACCTTAAGGATATTGAAAAAATTATAGATGAAAGTACTCTTAATGATAATGTAAAAAGGACTTCAAAGTACATATTCAATATAATAGCAAAGGCTGAAAGTGAGGTTCATGGAAAGGATATAGATGAAGTCCATTTTCACGAGGTTGGAGCAGTAGATTCAATAGTTGATATAGTTGGTACTGCAATATGTATAGATTACATTAAGCCTGATAAAGTACTCTCATCCCCTGTAAATACAGGGAGAGGTTTTGTAGAATGTGAGCATGGGATAATACCAGTTCCAGCACCAGCAACACTAAAGATATTAAAAAATATTCCAATATACAGCGATGAAAGGGAATTTGAGCTTACAACCCCAACTGGTGCTGCTATTTTAAAGGGACTTACCCATGAATTTGTAAAACTTCCTGAACTTAAGGTAATAAAGGAAGGCTATGGGCTTGGAAAGAGGGATACTAAAAAGCCAAATCTTTTAAGGATAATATTAGCAGAAAAGGATATTGAAGATGTGTGTATACTTGAGGCTACAATAGATGATATGAACCCTCAGCTTTATGGGCATTTAATGGATAAACTCTTTGAAGCAGGAGTAAGGGATGTTTATTATACCCCGGTTTATATGAAAAAGAATAGGCCAGGTATAGTAGTTACAATTACAACTCCTGCTTCAATTAAAGATAAAATTCAAGAGATAATGTTTAAAGAAACAACAACAATTGGCATTAGAAAGTACAGCATAGATAGGACTGAACTTTCAAGGGAAATTAAAACTTTAGATACAAAGTATGGAAGTATAAGATTTAAAGTATCAAGCTATAAAGGTGAAATTGTGAATATATCTCCTGAATACGAGGATTTAAAAAGTGTTTCTGAAAAATACAATGTACCTTTAAAAAAGGTTGCTTATGATGTTGCCCAATTCGCAAGTGAAAAGCTAAAGTGA
- the guaB gene encoding IMP dehydrogenase — translation MKKILKTAYTFDDVLLVPQKSDVLPKDVDLSTYLTKTIKLNIPLMSAGMDTVTEAKMAIAMAREGGIGIIHKNMSIEEQAVEVDKVKRSEHGVITDPFHLTPEHTLKDADMLMGKYRISGVPIVEGTKLVGIITNRDIRFEKDFSRKIKEVMTKENLITAPVGTNLKEAEQILRKHKVEKLPLVDENYNLKGLITIKDIEKAVRFPNSAKDKKGRLLAGAAVGVTKDMMERVTALYEAGVDVVVVDTAHGHSKGVLDAIYTIKSKYPDLQVIGGNVATAKATADLISSGADCIKVGIGPGSICTTRVVAGVGVPQLTAVMDCAEEASKYGVPIIADGGIKYSGDIVKALAAGASAVMMGSMLAGCEESPGDEEIYQGRKFKVYRGMGSIAAMQKGSKDRYFQEDNKKLVPEGVEGRVAYKGAVADTIYQLIGGIRSGMGYCGSKTITELWEKAEFVVQTSAGLRESHPHDIQITKEAPNYTTEG, via the coding sequence ATGAAAAAGATACTAAAGACTGCATATACCTTTGATGATGTACTATTAGTTCCACAAAAATCTGACGTTCTTCCAAAGGATGTTGACCTTTCAACATATCTTACAAAGACTATAAAGCTAAATATACCCTTAATGAGTGCTGGTATGGATACCGTTACAGAAGCTAAGATGGCAATAGCTATGGCAAGAGAAGGTGGAATTGGTATCATACACAAGAACATGTCTATTGAGGAGCAGGCAGTTGAAGTTGATAAAGTAAAACGTTCAGAACATGGTGTTATTACTGATCCTTTTCATCTAACTCCTGAGCATACATTAAAAGATGCTGATATGCTTATGGGAAAGTACAGAATTTCAGGAGTTCCAATTGTTGAAGGGACAAAGCTTGTTGGCATTATTACAAACAGGGATATAAGGTTTGAAAAGGATTTTTCAAGGAAGATTAAAGAGGTTATGACAAAGGAAAATCTTATTACTGCTCCAGTTGGAACAAATCTTAAAGAAGCTGAGCAGATTTTAAGAAAGCATAAGGTTGAAAAGCTTCCACTTGTTGATGAAAATTACAACTTAAAGGGTTTAATTACTATAAAGGATATTGAAAAGGCTGTTAGGTTCCCTAATTCTGCAAAGGACAAGAAGGGAAGGCTCCTTGCAGGGGCAGCTGTTGGGGTTACAAAGGACATGATGGAAAGGGTTACTGCACTATATGAGGCTGGAGTAGATGTTGTTGTTGTAGATACTGCCCATGGACATTCTAAAGGGGTACTTGATGCTATTTATACAATAAAATCAAAATACCCGGATCTTCAGGTAATAGGTGGAAATGTTGCAACTGCTAAGGCAACAGCAGATTTAATAAGCTCTGGTGCAGACTGTATTAAAGTTGGAATAGGACCTGGATCAATTTGTACTACAAGGGTTGTTGCAGGAGTTGGAGTTCCACAGTTAACTGCAGTTATGGATTGTGCAGAGGAGGCTTCAAAATACGGGGTTCCAATAATTGCTGATGGAGGAATTAAGTATTCTGGAGATATAGTAAAGGCTCTTGCAGCAGGGGCATCAGCTGTTATGATGGGCTCTATGCTTGCAGGATGTGAAGAAAGCCCTGGAGATGAGGAAATATATCAGGGAAGAAAATTTAAGGTTTATAGAGGAATGGGTTCTATTGCAGCAATGCAAAAAGGTAGCAAGGATAGATACTTCCAAGAAGATAATAAAAAGCTTGTGCCTGAAGGGGTAGAAGGAAGAGTTGCCTATAAAGGTGCTGTTGCAGATACTATTTATCAGTTAATTGGTGGAATAAGGTCTGGAATGGGATACTGTGGTTCAAAGACTATAACTGAACTTTGGGAAAAAGCTGAATTTGTAGTACAAACATCAGCAGGTCTTAGAGAGAGCCACCCACATGATATTCAGATAACAAAGGAAGCTCCAAACTATACTACTGAAGGATAA